A window from Chitinophagales bacterium encodes these proteins:
- a CDS encoding c-type cytochrome encodes MRKYFNKHTLLSAVVALSPTMVFGADAAAGGSTFNPVLIGLLTLIIVLLFVIGMMGSTIVQLGYAYRNKMRKERSNNSGAVKTLLLLLAASTLSFSAMAQDAVEAAAPKVTSIGGLPVVEFYVLISTVILELLIIMTLILITNILIKAITQKSIDEVYVPKAAHKVSFWDKFNNAVEIEKEQDILLDHNYDGIEELDNSLPPWWKYGFYLTIVIGVIYLWYYHAGGNGPSQVEEYQAEVKRGEEQVAAYLAKSANNVDENSVVMLDAAGIAEGQNLFSKNCIACHAADGGGNAVGPNLTDQYWLHGGGVQNIFKSIKYGWKDKGMKSWKDDFSPRQIAELASFVWSLQGTTPAAPKPKQGELYIEAEDNNNTDSTQADKPADKEVAAE; translated from the coding sequence ATGCGTAAATATTTCAATAAACACACTCTTTTATCAGCAGTCGTTGCGCTGTCACCCACTATGGTGTTTGGAGCAGATGCTGCTGCTGGTGGCAGTACATTCAATCCTGTATTGATAGGCTTGCTGACACTTATTATCGTTCTGCTGTTTGTAATAGGCATGATGGGTAGTACCATTGTGCAATTAGGATATGCCTATCGCAACAAGATGCGTAAAGAAAGAAGCAATAATTCGGGCGCAGTAAAAACGTTGCTCTTGTTACTGGCAGCAAGTACCTTGTCATTCAGTGCTATGGCGCAGGATGCAGTAGAGGCTGCGGCGCCGAAAGTAACATCAATAGGGGGACTGCCTGTGGTAGAGTTCTATGTGCTCATATCAACAGTAATACTGGAATTGCTCATTATCATGACGTTGATTCTCATCACCAACATTCTGATAAAGGCCATTACACAGAAATCAATCGATGAGGTGTATGTTCCTAAGGCGGCTCATAAAGTGTCTTTCTGGGATAAGTTTAATAATGCTGTTGAAATTGAGAAAGAACAAGACATTCTGCTGGATCATAACTATGACGGTATTGAAGAACTGGACAACAGTTTGCCACCCTGGTGGAAGTATGGCTTTTATCTTACAATAGTTATCGGTGTGATATACCTTTGGTATTATCATGCAGGTGGCAACGGTCCAAGCCAGGTAGAGGAATACCAGGCAGAAGTGAAAAGAGGTGAGGAGCAAGTGGCTGCTTACCTGGCCAAATCTGCAAACAATGTAGATGAGAACAGCGTAGTAATGCTTGACGCGGCTGGTATAGCTGAAGGTCAGAACCTGTTTTCTAAAAACTGTATAGCCTGTCACGCCGCAGATGGTGGTGGTAATGCGGTGGGCCCCAACCTGACTGACCAGTACTGGCTGCATGGTGGTGGAGTTCAGAATATCTTCAAATCTATCAAATACGGATGGAAAGATAAAGGTATGAAGAGCTGGAAGGATGACTTTTCACCTAGGCAAATTGCCGAACTGGCAAGCTTTGTGTGGTCATTACAAGGCACTACACCAGCGGCGCCCAAACCTAAACAGGGAGAATTGTATATAGAAGCAGAAGATAACAATAATACAGATAGTACACAGGCCGATAAACCAGCAGATAAGGAAGTAGCAGCAGAATGA
- a CDS encoding cbb3-type cytochrome c oxidase subunit 3 has product MKFRHYLETIAGVDVYPMISLIIFFTFFAGLTVWAFRANKKYINEVKNLPLDNDIN; this is encoded by the coding sequence ATGAAATTCAGGCATTATTTAGAAACAATAGCAGGTGTCGATGTATATCCGATGATATCGCTGATCATATTCTTCACCTTTTTTGCCGGGCTTACTGTATGGGCTTTCAGGGCAAATAAAAAATATATTAACGAGGTGAAAAACCTGCCATTAGATAACGACATCAACTAA
- the ccoN gene encoding cytochrome-c oxidase, cbb3-type subunit I encodes MSNASQQSLHGHDVALDKFYYDNKIVKWFAYATIFWGLVGMTVGLLAAFQLVFPVLNLGVAETTFGRVRPVHTNAVIFAFVGNGIFMGVYYSLQRLVKARMFNDFLSKLHFWGWQLIIVLAAVTLLAGYTTGKEYAELEWPLDIMITLVWVVFGINMFGTIIKRRERHLYVAIWFYIATFVTVAMLHIVNSWEIPFSWLKSYSWYAGVQDALVQWWYGHNAVAFFLTTPYLGLMYYFLPKAANRPVYSYRLSIIHFWALIFIYIWAGPHHLLYTALPDWAQSLGTVFSVMLIAPSWGGMLNGLLTLRGAWDKVREDVVLKFLVVAVTAYGMATFEGPMLSLKNVNAISHFTDWTIAHVHVGALGWNGFLTFGVLYWLIPKIFRTELYSQKWANWHFWIGTLGIVFYAVPMYWAGFMQSLAWKEFTPTGQLKYQFMETVEQMKPFFAMRGIGGTLYLLGAILMTVNLVKTIRKGVALNDEAAEAAPLPKTYAHHGSEHWHRWIERRPVQMLVLSLVVVAIGGLIEIVPTFMIKSNVPTISSVKPYTPLELQGRDIYVREGCYTCHSQMVRPFRSEVARYGEYSKAGEFIYDHPFQWGSKRTGPDLARVGGKYPDSWHFNHMYEPTSMSPGSIMPNYPWLFKNTIDTAITPAKIRAMQTLGVPYEEGYDKIANADLMKQADAIAASLAKDKIEVKSDKEIIALIAYLQRIGTDIKLEQKTAGN; translated from the coding sequence ATGAGTAACGCTTCGCAACAATCATTGCACGGTCATGACGTAGCGCTGGACAAATTCTATTACGACAATAAGATCGTAAAGTGGTTTGCATATGCTACAATTTTTTGGGGATTAGTAGGTATGACGGTAGGTCTGCTGGCAGCTTTTCAGCTGGTTTTCCCTGTTTTGAACTTAGGCGTGGCAGAAACTACTTTCGGCCGAGTACGCCCGGTGCACACCAATGCTGTAATATTCGCATTTGTGGGTAACGGTATCTTTATGGGGGTTTACTACTCGTTGCAGAGACTGGTAAAGGCCCGTATGTTCAACGATTTTCTCAGTAAACTGCATTTCTGGGGCTGGCAGCTTATTATTGTGCTGGCAGCTGTCACTTTGCTGGCGGGTTACACTACCGGTAAAGAATATGCAGAGCTGGAATGGCCGCTGGATATTATGATAACACTGGTATGGGTGGTGTTCGGTATCAACATGTTCGGTACCATAATAAAACGTAGAGAGCGACACCTGTATGTGGCAATATGGTTCTATATAGCAACTTTCGTTACGGTAGCTATGCTGCATATCGTTAACTCATGGGAGATACCTTTCTCTTGGTTGAAATCATACTCATGGTATGCCGGTGTGCAGGATGCTTTGGTGCAATGGTGGTATGGTCACAACGCGGTGGCGTTCTTCCTTACAACTCCGTACCTGGGCCTGATGTATTACTTCCTGCCTAAGGCGGCCAATCGCCCGGTGTACTCGTATCGTCTTTCAATTATCCACTTCTGGGCACTGATATTTATATACATATGGGCTGGGCCTCACCACTTATTATATACAGCATTGCCAGACTGGGCACAATCATTAGGTACAGTTTTCTCAGTGATGTTGATCGCTCCGTCATGGGGTGGTATGCTTAACGGTTTGCTGACACTGCGTGGTGCATGGGATAAGGTGCGTGAAGATGTGGTATTGAAGTTCCTGGTGGTAGCTGTTACGGCATACGGTATGGCCACATTTGAAGGCCCAATGTTGAGTCTCAAAAATGTAAACGCCATCAGCCACTTTACTGACTGGACAATTGCCCACGTACACGTAGGTGCGCTTGGTTGGAACGGTTTCTTAACGTTTGGTGTATTATACTGGTTGATACCAAAGATCTTCCGTACCGAATTATACTCGCAAAAATGGGCCAATTGGCACTTCTGGATAGGTACATTGGGTATAGTATTCTATGCAGTGCCTATGTACTGGGCTGGTTTTATGCAGAGTCTTGCATGGAAAGAGTTTACTCCTACTGGCCAGTTGAAATACCAGTTCATGGAAACTGTTGAGCAGATGAAGCCGTTCTTTGCAATGCGCGGTATTGGTGGTACGCTGTACCTGTTGGGCGCTATTTTGATGACCGTTAACCTGGTTAAAACCATCCGTAAAGGTGTAGCACTGAATGATGAAGCTGCAGAAGCTGCTCCGTTGCCAAAAACATACGCACACCACGGTTCTGAACACTGGCACAGGTGGATAGAGCGTCGTCCTGTACAGATGTTGGTATTGAGTCTGGTAGTAGTTGCCATCGGTGGTTTGATAGAGATCGTTCCGACATTCATGATCAAATCAAATGTGCCTACTATAAGCAGTGTGAAACCATATACCCCGCTTGAATTACAAGGACGTGATATATATGTGCGCGAAGGTTGTTATACCTGTCACAGCCAGATGGTTCGTCCGTTCCGTAGTGAAGTAGCTAGGTATGGAGAATACTCTAAAGCAGGTGAGTTCATTTACGATCACCCGTTCCAGTGGGGTAGTAAACGTACTGGTCCTGACCTGGCACGTGTAGGTGGTAAATATCCTGACAGCTGGCACTTCAATCACATGTATGAGCCAACCAGTATGTCTCCGGGTTCTATCATGCCAAACTATCCCTGGTTGTTCAAAAACACGATAGATACGGCGATAACACCTGCCAAGATACGTGCTATGCAAACACTTGGCGTGCCTTACGAAGAAGGTTATGACAAGATTGCTAATGCCGACTTGATGAAACAGGCAGATGCGATTGCGGCAAGCCTCGCGAAGGATAAGATTGAAGTAAAGAGTGATAAAGAGATCATAGCCTTGATCGCTTACCTGCAGAGGATTGGTACTGACATCAAACTCGAGCAAAAAACAGCAGGTAATTAA
- the ccoS gene encoding cbb3-type cytochrome oxidase assembly protein CcoS, whose translation MSALYLLVLASIGVAIFFLAAFIWSVRSNQFEDQQGSAMRMLYDNDTTQSKTNKS comes from the coding sequence ATGAGTGCTTTGTATTTACTGGTTCTGGCAAGTATAGGGGTAGCCATATTTTTCCTGGCTGCTTTTATATGGAGTGTACGCTCCAACCAGTTCGAGGACCAACAAGGTTCGGCTATGAGAATGTTGTACGATAATGACACGACACAATCCAAAACTAACAAATCTTAA